From Deltaproteobacteria bacterium, the proteins below share one genomic window:
- a CDS encoding type II secretion system protein M, with translation MSEWLNRFRAWFEGLGRREKLLVSAAGGLTLLSLVWVFGVQTLIDARASSRLRASNAEQQLAAVRELKLRFDEVNGRLAGVEQRIAGGPQGNLLATLQDLAQQSAVKVDSIEPRTSPATPPYRETKLQVTLANASLPQVISFLHKIESAPQVLSVKSLKIRTRADQPGMLEVSFTVSSFERA, from the coding sequence GTGAGCGAGTGGCTGAACCGCTTTCGCGCCTGGTTCGAGGGGCTCGGGCGCCGCGAGAAGCTGCTCGTCTCGGCGGCCGGCGGGCTCACGCTGCTCTCGCTCGTGTGGGTGTTCGGCGTTCAGACGCTGATCGATGCACGCGCGAGCTCTCGGCTGCGCGCGTCGAACGCGGAGCAGCAGCTCGCGGCGGTGCGTGAGCTGAAGCTGCGCTTCGACGAGGTGAACGGCCGGCTCGCGGGGGTCGAGCAGCGCATCGCGGGCGGGCCGCAGGGCAACCTGCTCGCCACGCTGCAGGACCTCGCTCAGCAGAGCGCGGTGAAGGTGGACTCGATCGAGCCGCGCACGTCGCCGGCAACGCCGCCCTATCGCGAGACGAAGCTGCAGGTGACCCTCGCGAACGCGTCGCTGCCGCAGGTGATCAGCTTCCTGCACAAGATCGAGTCCGCGCCGCAGGTGCTGTCGGTGAAGAGCCTCAAGATCCGCACGCGCGCCGACCAGCCCGGCATGCTCGAGGTGAGCTTCACCGTCTCGTCCTTCGAGCGCGCCTGA
- the metH gene encoding methionine synthase — MSQRILIKDGAMGTMFQAEGLTEADFRGERFRDHAHPLKGDNDLLVLTRPQLVVDVHERFLSAGADLLGTTSFNGNAISQADYGLAHLAREISRESARLARIAADKWSDRTPDRPRFVAGSIGPTNRTLSLSPDVNNPGFRAVTWAELEDAYADQIHGLLEGGVHLLVIETIFDTLNAKAALIAAERVFAERGERVPIMISGTMTDASGRTLSGQTLEAFYRSIRHASPILVGLNCSLGARQMRPHIAEIAQLADVAISAYPNAGLPNAMGAYDETPAEMSGLISDWAQSGFLNVVGGCCGTKPEHIAAIARVVRDVAPRALAQPRERLTHFSGMDAITVRSDSNFQMIGERTNVTGSAKFRKLVKAGDWEAATHVALEQVRSGANLLDVNMDEGLLDSAACMRTFLAWIGSEPEIARVPIVIDSSKWEVLEAGLQSCQGKSVVNSISLKEGEADFLAKARRIRQYGAAVVVMAFDETGQADTTARKVEICERAYRLLTEQAGFPPEDILFDPNILAIGTGIEEHAEYAKAFIEAAREIKRRCPGAHISGGVSNLSFSFRGNDAVREAIHSAFLYHAIRAGMDFGIVNAGQLQVYEDIAPDLLERVEDLLFNRRADATERMLETAATLASGGKKREVDLAWREASVEQRLSHALVHGITDFIEADAEEARVKLGRPLAVIEGPLMSGMNHVGDLFGAGKMFLPQVVKSARAMKKAVAYLEPFMERERATTGAAAAKGKVVMATVKGDVHDIGKNIVGVVLRCNSYEVLDLGVMVPADKILDTAIAEKCDLVGLSGLITPSLDEMVHVAKEMERRGMQQPLLIGGATTSRQHTAVKIAPTYAQTVVHVNDASRAVGVAAALLDAAQRAELDAKNRAAQERLRLVYASKQEKPLLALADARAKRTQVAWRKDDLAQPAFFGRRELKNVPLAEIRPYIDWTFFFSAWELSGKFPRIFEHVQYGAEAKRLYDDANALLDELEKSRAIHANAVYGFWRARADGDDVVLYDDEALTREVARFPMLRQQRPHDDAAPQRSLADFVAPRESGLADSVAAFAVTAGLGADELAKKAEAANDDYRAILVKAVADRLAEAFAEMLHARVRREWGYGAGERLSNEELIDEKYRGIRPAFGYPACPDHSEKRTLFRLLGAEQVGITLTESCAMWPAASVSGLYFAHPQARYFNVGAIGRDQASDYAARKGVPLAEVERWLAPNLGYDPDER; from the coding sequence ATGAGCCAGCGCATCCTGATCAAGGACGGCGCGATGGGCACGATGTTCCAGGCGGAGGGCCTCACGGAGGCCGACTTCCGCGGCGAGCGCTTCCGCGACCACGCCCACCCGCTGAAGGGCGACAACGACCTGCTCGTGCTGACGCGCCCGCAGCTCGTGGTCGACGTACACGAGCGCTTCCTCTCCGCCGGCGCCGACTTGCTCGGGACGACGAGCTTCAACGGCAACGCGATCTCGCAAGCCGACTACGGCCTCGCGCACCTGGCGCGCGAGATCAGCCGCGAATCGGCACGGCTCGCGCGCATCGCCGCGGACAAGTGGAGCGACAGGACGCCGGACCGCCCGCGCTTCGTGGCGGGCTCGATCGGGCCGACCAATCGCACGCTCTCGCTCTCGCCGGACGTGAACAACCCCGGCTTCCGCGCCGTGACGTGGGCCGAGCTGGAAGATGCCTACGCCGATCAAATCCACGGCCTGCTCGAAGGCGGCGTCCATCTCCTCGTGATCGAGACGATCTTCGACACGCTGAACGCGAAGGCCGCGCTGATCGCCGCCGAGCGCGTGTTCGCGGAGCGCGGCGAGCGCGTGCCGATCATGATCAGTGGCACGATGACCGACGCGAGCGGGCGCACGCTGTCGGGTCAGACGCTCGAGGCGTTCTATCGCTCGATCCGCCACGCGAGCCCGATCCTGGTCGGCCTCAACTGCTCGCTCGGCGCGCGCCAGATGCGCCCGCACATCGCCGAGATCGCGCAGCTCGCCGACGTCGCGATCAGCGCGTACCCCAACGCCGGGCTGCCCAACGCGATGGGCGCGTACGACGAGACGCCCGCGGAGATGTCGGGGCTCATCTCGGATTGGGCGCAGAGCGGCTTCCTCAACGTCGTCGGCGGCTGCTGCGGCACGAAGCCCGAGCACATCGCCGCGATCGCGCGTGTGGTGCGCGACGTCGCGCCGCGCGCGCTCGCGCAGCCGCGCGAGAGGCTCACGCACTTCTCGGGCATGGACGCGATCACGGTTCGCTCCGACTCGAACTTCCAGATGATCGGCGAGCGCACGAACGTCACCGGCTCCGCGAAGTTCCGGAAGCTCGTGAAGGCGGGCGACTGGGAAGCCGCGACGCACGTCGCGCTCGAGCAGGTGCGCAGCGGCGCGAACCTGCTCGACGTGAACATGGACGAGGGCCTGCTCGATTCCGCCGCGTGCATGCGCACGTTCCTCGCGTGGATCGGCTCGGAGCCCGAGATCGCACGCGTCCCGATCGTGATCGACTCCTCGAAGTGGGAGGTGCTCGAAGCCGGGCTGCAGAGCTGCCAGGGCAAGAGCGTCGTGAACTCCATCTCGCTGAAGGAAGGCGAGGCCGACTTCCTCGCGAAGGCGCGGCGCATCCGGCAGTACGGCGCGGCGGTCGTGGTGATGGCGTTCGACGAAACTGGGCAAGCCGACACCACCGCGCGCAAGGTGGAGATCTGCGAGCGCGCGTATCGCCTGCTCACGGAGCAAGCCGGCTTCCCGCCCGAGGACATCCTCTTCGACCCCAACATCTTGGCGATCGGCACCGGCATCGAGGAGCACGCGGAGTACGCGAAGGCGTTCATCGAGGCCGCGCGTGAGATCAAGCGGCGCTGCCCCGGCGCGCACATCTCGGGCGGCGTCTCGAATCTCTCGTTCTCGTTCCGCGGCAACGACGCCGTGCGCGAGGCGATCCACTCCGCGTTCCTCTACCACGCGATCCGCGCGGGCATGGACTTCGGCATCGTGAACGCGGGCCAGCTGCAGGTGTACGAAGACATCGCGCCCGACTTGCTCGAGCGCGTCGAGGATCTGCTCTTCAACCGCCGCGCGGACGCGACCGAGCGCATGCTCGAGACTGCGGCCACGCTCGCGAGCGGCGGCAAGAAGCGCGAGGTCGACCTCGCCTGGCGCGAGGCGAGCGTCGAGCAGCGCCTCTCGCACGCGCTCGTGCACGGCATCACCGACTTCATCGAAGCCGACGCGGAAGAGGCGCGCGTGAAGCTCGGGCGTCCCCTCGCCGTGATCGAGGGCCCGCTGATGAGCGGGATGAACCACGTCGGCGACCTGTTCGGCGCGGGCAAGATGTTCCTGCCGCAGGTCGTGAAGAGCGCGCGCGCGATGAAGAAGGCGGTCGCCTACCTCGAACCCTTCATGGAGCGGGAGCGCGCGACGACGGGCGCTGCCGCGGCCAAGGGCAAAGTCGTGATGGCGACCGTGAAGGGCGACGTTCACGACATCGGGAAGAACATCGTCGGCGTGGTGCTGCGCTGTAACAGCTACGAGGTGCTCGACCTCGGCGTGATGGTGCCCGCGGACAAGATCCTCGACACCGCGATCGCCGAGAAGTGCGACCTGGTCGGGTTGTCGGGGCTGATCACGCCCTCGCTCGACGAGATGGTGCACGTCGCGAAGGAGATGGAGCGGCGCGGCATGCAGCAGCCGCTGCTCATCGGCGGCGCGACGACGAGCCGGCAGCACACCGCGGTCAAGATCGCGCCCACCTACGCGCAGACCGTCGTGCACGTGAACGACGCATCGCGCGCGGTGGGCGTCGCGGCCGCGCTGCTCGACGCCGCGCAGCGCGCCGAGCTCGACGCGAAGAACCGCGCCGCGCAGGAGCGGCTGCGCCTCGTCTACGCGAGCAAGCAGGAGAAGCCGCTGCTCGCGCTCGCCGACGCGCGCGCGAAGCGGACGCAGGTCGCGTGGCGCAAAGACGATCTCGCGCAGCCGGCGTTCTTCGGTCGCCGCGAGCTGAAGAACGTGCCGCTCGCCGAGATTCGCCCGTACATCGACTGGACTTTCTTCTTCTCGGCGTGGGAGTTGTCAGGGAAGTTCCCGAGGATCTTCGAGCACGTGCAGTACGGCGCCGAAGCGAAGCGCCTCTACGACGACGCCAACGCGCTGCTCGACGAGCTGGAGAAGAGCCGCGCGATCCACGCGAACGCCGTCTACGGCTTCTGGCGCGCGCGCGCCGACGGCGACGACGTCGTGCTGTACGACGACGAGGCTCTCACGCGCGAGGTCGCGCGCTTCCCGATGCTGCGCCAGCAGCGCCCGCACGACGACGCTGCGCCGCAGCGCTCGCTCGCAGACTTCGTGGCGCCGCGCGAGAGCGGCCTCGCGGACTCGGTCGCCGCCTTCGCCGTCACGGCGGGGCTCGGCGCCGACGAGCTCGCGAAGAAAGCCGAGGCCGCGAATGACGACTACCGCGCGATCCTGGTGAAGGCCGTCGCCGATCGCCTCGCGGAGGCCTTCGCCGAGATGCTGCACGCGCGCGTGCGCCGCGAGTGGGGCTACGGCGCGGGTGAGCGCCTCTCGAACGAGGAGCTGATCGACGAGAAGTACCGCGGCATCCGCCCCGCGTTCGGCTACCCGGCCTGCCCCGACCACAGCGAGAAGCGCACGCTGTTCCGCTTGTTAGGCGCCGAGCAGGTGGGCATCACGCTCACCGAGAGCTGCGCGATGTGGCCCGCCGCGAGCGTCTCGGGCCTCTACTTCGCGCACCCGCAGGCGCGCTACTTCAACGTGGGCGCGATCGGGCGCGACCAGGCGAGCGACTACGCCGCGCGCAAAGGCGTGCCGCTCGCGGAAGTGGAGCGCTGGCTGGCGCCGAACTTGGGATACGACCCCGACGAGCGCTGA
- a CDS encoding metalloregulator ArsR/SmtB family transcription factor, producing the protein MASSLQKIFRTLGDPTRLRILALLEREELAVQELMEVLGMAQSRVSRHLGVLREARLLRDRREGTFVLYRFAPPDDAAWRDALALTRRSFASDPAARRDQAALARVLEARSAKSRSFFDEVGPEWDAIRKVWGDELLRARALHALIPRGLRVLDLGTGTGALAAELASAGCSVIAVDHSQRMLDAAREKLAAAGIANVELRAGDAAALPLADAEVDAAFAHMVLQYLPSPSEAIAEMARATKPGGAVVAIDFVAHEREWMREELGVVWMGFAPDEIARVFASAGLRDVRVAAQPPAARGADLPATFIASGRKEKS; encoded by the coding sequence ATGGCCAGCTCGCTTCAGAAGATCTTCCGCACGCTCGGCGACCCGACGCGCCTGCGCATCCTCGCGCTGCTCGAACGCGAGGAGCTGGCGGTGCAGGAGCTGATGGAGGTGCTCGGCATGGCGCAATCGCGCGTGTCGCGGCACCTCGGCGTGCTGCGGGAGGCGCGCCTGCTCCGCGATCGCCGCGAGGGCACCTTCGTGCTCTACCGCTTCGCGCCGCCCGACGACGCCGCGTGGCGCGACGCCCTCGCGCTCACGCGCCGCAGCTTCGCGAGCGACCCCGCCGCGAGGCGCGATCAAGCTGCGCTCGCGCGCGTGCTCGAGGCGCGCAGCGCGAAGAGCCGCAGCTTCTTCGACGAGGTCGGCCCCGAGTGGGACGCGATCCGCAAGGTGTGGGGCGACGAGTTGTTACGGGCGCGCGCGCTCCACGCGCTGATTCCGCGCGGGCTGCGCGTGCTCGACCTCGGCACGGGCACCGGCGCGCTCGCCGCCGAGCTCGCGAGCGCGGGCTGCAGCGTGATCGCCGTGGACCACTCGCAGCGCATGCTCGACGCCGCGCGCGAGAAGCTCGCCGCCGCTGGCATCGCGAACGTCGAGCTGCGCGCGGGCGACGCCGCGGCGCTCCCGCTCGCCGACGCCGAGGTCGACGCCGCGTTCGCGCACATGGTGCTTCAGTACCTGCCCTCGCCTTCGGAGGCGATCGCGGAGATGGCGCGCGCGACGAAGCCCGGCGGCGCGGTCGTCGCGATCGACTTCGTCGCGCACGAGCGCGAGTGGATGCGCGAAGAGCTCGGCGTGGTGTGGATGGGCTTTGCGCCGGACGAGATCGCGCGCGTGTTCGCGAGCGCCGGCCTGCGCGACGTTCGCGTCGCTGCGCAGCCCCCCGCGGCGCGCGGCGCCGATTTGCCGGCGACCTTCATTGCCAGCGGACGCAAGGAGAAGTCGTGA
- a CDS encoding prepilin-type N-terminal cleavage/methylation domain-containing protein, whose protein sequence is MRPSHARGFTLIEVMAAAIILLLVVAALSEMLASQARREGDARGEALAALFADRAIAEIEESIARGAAPQLGRTERSEDDLRATIEVRAFDSAAAASALLGAARDAGPEAAAAAGAQPSGGWLASPAAQNTPPVLEISVRVSRSDAAPDAEAPPLAERTTFALNPAALATLEGKGDENEDDGEGDG, encoded by the coding sequence ATGCGCCCTAGTCACGCGCGCGGCTTCACGCTGATCGAGGTGATGGCCGCCGCGATCATCCTGCTGCTCGTGGTCGCGGCGCTCTCGGAGATGCTCGCCTCGCAGGCGCGCCGCGAAGGCGACGCGCGCGGCGAAGCATTGGCGGCGCTGTTCGCGGACCGCGCGATCGCCGAGATCGAGGAGAGCATCGCGCGCGGCGCGGCGCCGCAGCTCGGGCGCACGGAGCGCAGCGAGGACGACCTGCGCGCCACGATCGAGGTGCGCGCGTTCGACTCCGCCGCCGCCGCGAGCGCGCTGCTCGGCGCCGCGCGGGACGCGGGCCCCGAGGCCGCCGCTGCGGCCGGCGCGCAGCCGAGCGGCGGCTGGCTCGCATCGCCCGCCGCGCAGAACACGCCGCCCGTGCTAGAGATCTCGGTGCGCGTGAGCCGCAGCGACGCGGCGCCGGATGCCGAGGCGCCGCCGCTCGCCGAGCGCACCACCTTCGCGCTCAACCCCGCCGCGCTCGCGACGCTCGAGGGGAAAGGCGACGAGAACGAGGACGACGGCGAGGGCGACGGATGA
- a CDS encoding prepilin-type N-terminal cleavage/methylation domain-containing protein — protein MTRRTRAFTLLEVMAVVLILGGLFVVMASVFSGIADVTTTADHSVVTRRGLLLLDRVADDLAGATLVEKPEEVDPLEHPWLFLAESRGGRGGSNRLKFDSRSARPAGEHASDLGVVAYWTEPGDADDLQLLRWTSPALPEGLDRDFPRSSDGAAQVLARGVTRFAVSFVDDEGQVAQSWDSSTLERSGQLPIAAEITLALADASAPDGEREFSRRVVLPIRPIDLAKALSGESGDEDEDDEDDEGDEECVTIAQCRADNAPAFAAWIAQQPDPAAAQAMLDANANACAEDIDGLEFCE, from the coding sequence ATGACCCGCCGCACGCGCGCATTCACGCTGCTCGAGGTGATGGCCGTCGTGCTGATCCTCGGCGGGTTGTTCGTCGTGATGGCGAGCGTGTTCAGCGGGATCGCCGACGTGACGACGACCGCGGACCACTCGGTCGTGACGCGGCGCGGGTTGTTGTTGCTCGACCGCGTCGCCGACGACCTCGCGGGCGCCACCCTCGTCGAGAAGCCCGAGGAGGTCGACCCGCTCGAGCATCCGTGGCTCTTCCTCGCCGAATCGCGCGGCGGTCGCGGCGGCTCGAACCGCCTCAAGTTCGACTCGCGCAGCGCGCGGCCCGCGGGCGAGCACGCGAGTGATCTCGGCGTCGTCGCGTACTGGACCGAACCCGGCGACGCGGACGACTTGCAGCTCTTGCGCTGGACCTCGCCGGCCCTGCCCGAGGGCCTCGATCGCGACTTCCCGCGCAGCAGCGATGGCGCTGCGCAGGTGCTCGCGCGCGGCGTGACGCGCTTCGCGGTGAGCTTCGTCGACGACGAGGGCCAGGTCGCGCAGAGCTGGGACTCGTCCACGCTCGAACGCTCGGGGCAGCTCCCGATCGCGGCCGAGATCACGCTCGCGCTCGCCGATGCCAGCGCACCCGACGGCGAGCGCGAGTTCTCGCGGCGGGTCGTGCTGCCGATCCGGCCGATCGACCTCGCGAAGGCCCTCAGCGGCGAGAGCGGCGACGAGGACGAGGACGACGAAGACGACGAGGGGGACGAAGAATGCGTGACGATCGCACAGTGCCGCGCGGACAACGCGCCGGCCTTCGCGGCGTGGATCGCGCAGCAGCCCGACCCGGCGGCGGCGCAGGCGATGCTCGACGCGAACGCGAACGCGTGCGCCGAAGACATCGACGGCCTGGAGTTCTGCGAATGA
- the pilM gene encoding pilus assembly protein PilM produces MARRVLGLDIGSHSVKAVELRQPLGRDIEVVQLRTFELDDPAPALATELRQLITAHDLPLQHVVVSVAGDRLSTRRLSFPFQDRRKVAAAVPFEVEEQVPFDLKDYVVDWEFAGESAAGVDVAACVVPRAEVSLLLETLREAEVTPRVIEAEGLVLSNLGTLVELPGLRLLADVGHRKTTLALCRDGRVLATRTIPIAGKAITLAIAQERGIGEVEAERAKREEGVIGNRRALAAAAVLDRLARELARTIASFEPLLAGAPAIERAHLLGGSAKLAGFDQLLTERSGTTFERLPLPRGPLGTAFVAKGDTLTFAPAMALALRGTTRSATRVNLRQGEFAERIDLRGIARDLRPTALLGAGFLGAALIAGAADIWKSSSSAGAYEDAAREIVAETGAAPGDDPLAAMESAVRDAQRRAEMLGVYRGNLSALDILTEISKNVPKDLQVVFEEFSIERDTVQIRGHTPDYKAVDRLVAEVKKFPAFSDVTIGESGSDARRGGVNFDLRIRVAAGGEAS; encoded by the coding sequence ATGGCCAGACGCGTGCTCGGGCTCGACATCGGCAGCCACTCCGTGAAGGCGGTCGAGCTGCGCCAGCCGCTCGGACGCGACATCGAGGTGGTGCAGCTGCGCACCTTCGAGCTCGACGATCCGGCGCCCGCGCTCGCGACCGAGCTGCGCCAGCTGATCACGGCCCACGACCTGCCGCTGCAGCACGTGGTGGTGAGCGTCGCCGGTGACCGGCTCTCGACGCGGCGACTCAGCTTCCCGTTCCAGGATCGCCGCAAGGTCGCCGCCGCGGTGCCGTTCGAGGTCGAGGAGCAAGTGCCCTTCGACCTCAAGGACTACGTGGTCGACTGGGAATTCGCGGGCGAGAGCGCTGCGGGCGTTGACGTCGCGGCGTGCGTGGTGCCGCGCGCCGAGGTGTCGCTGCTGCTCGAGACGCTGCGCGAAGCGGAGGTGACGCCGCGCGTGATCGAGGCCGAGGGGCTGGTGCTCTCGAACCTCGGGACGCTGGTGGAGCTGCCGGGCCTGCGCCTGCTCGCCGACGTCGGGCACCGCAAGACGACTCTCGCGCTGTGCCGCGACGGCCGCGTGCTCGCGACGCGCACGATCCCGATCGCGGGCAAGGCGATCACGCTCGCGATCGCGCAGGAGCGCGGTATCGGCGAGGTCGAGGCGGAGCGCGCGAAGCGGGAAGAAGGCGTGATCGGCAACCGCCGCGCGCTCGCCGCCGCAGCGGTGCTCGACCGCCTCGCGCGTGAGCTCGCGCGCACGATCGCGAGCTTCGAGCCGCTTCTCGCCGGCGCGCCCGCCATCGAGCGCGCGCACTTGCTCGGCGGATCGGCCAAGCTCGCGGGCTTCGACCAGCTGCTGACGGAGCGCTCGGGCACGACCTTCGAGCGCCTGCCGCTGCCGCGCGGGCCGCTCGGCACCGCCTTCGTCGCGAAGGGCGACACGCTCACGTTCGCGCCCGCGATGGCGCTCGCGCTGCGCGGCACGACGCGCAGCGCCACGCGCGTGAACCTGCGCCAGGGCGAGTTCGCCGAGCGCATCGATCTGCGCGGCATCGCGCGCGACCTGCGCCCCACTGCATTGTTGGGGGCGGGCTTCCTCGGGGCGGCCCTGATCGCCGGCGCCGCCGACATCTGGAAGAGCTCGAGCAGCGCGGGCGCGTACGAGGACGCCGCGCGCGAGATCGTGGCCGAGACGGGCGCCGCTCCGGGCGACGACCCGCTCGCCGCGATGGAGAGCGCCGTGCGCGACGCACAGCGCCGCGCCGAGATGCTCGGCGTCTACCGAGGCAACTTGTCGGCCCTCGACATCCTCACCGAGATTTCGAAGAACGTGCCGAAGGATCTCCAAGTCGTGTTCGAGGAGTTCTCGATCGAGCGCGACACCGTGCAGATTCGCGGCCACACGCCGGACTACAAAGCCGTGGACCGCCTCGTCGCCGAAGTGAAGAAATTCCCCGCGTTCTCCGACGTGACGATCGGAGAGAGCGGCTCCGACGCGCGGCGCGGCGGCGTGAACTTCGACCTGCGCATCCGCGTGGCCGCGGGAGGAGAGGCGTCGTGA
- the gspG gene encoding type II secretion system major pseudopilin GspG, with product MHAIPNKRRSAFTLIEIMAVVVIIGLLMAIVGPRVLAVFDQGNVTTTGLQLNSIKTALSTYYMDNGRFPSTEQGLRALIEKPTTPPEARGWRPGGYLDGKTIPQDAWKQDFQYAYPGERNPDSYDLWSVGADGQAGGSGTAADIGNWAAEDTAE from the coding sequence ATGCACGCGATCCCCAACAAGCGACGAAGCGCGTTCACGCTGATCGAGATCATGGCCGTGGTGGTGATCATCGGCCTGCTGATGGCGATCGTCGGGCCGCGCGTGCTCGCGGTGTTCGACCAGGGCAACGTGACGACGACGGGCCTCCAGCTGAACTCGATCAAGACCGCGCTCTCCACGTACTACATGGACAACGGGCGCTTCCCGTCCACCGAGCAGGGTCTGCGCGCGCTGATCGAGAAGCCGACCACGCCGCCCGAAGCGCGCGGCTGGCGGCCCGGCGGCTACCTCGACGGCAAGACGATTCCCCAGGACGCATGGAAGCAGGACTTCCAGTACGCCTACCCCGGCGAGCGCAACCCGGACTCCTACGACCTGTGGTCGGTCGGCGCCGACGGCCAGGCGGGCGGCAGCGGCACGGCCGCGGACATCGGGAACTGGGCGGCCGAAGACACGGCCGAGTAG
- the gspK gene encoding type II secretion system minor pseudopilin GspK, translating to MTPRRGERGVALIAVLVFVAVAISAVVLFVQRSTYNVLAINNHDASARAEALARGGVRLAQALLIDDRVREDEADFRADSLADDWARARAAPITLPNGDALVLAIEDSGSRLNLNALFADGAAKDAATETYLLALMEKAIDELPEAAEKHAYDPEELAHALMDYIDQDEERTKGGTEDDTYLARRPPSRAANRALLSVDELGAVEGFDAALVEVLRPYITVFPYQGENAGINPNTAPPWVLALLYTGTSGHFRLVDESEVRRILEVREGGALLCADEANAPGCTPLRSVLPDGVFPAPSFESDVFMVTAEAQSGATVRTVTAVVDRSELGDPKLLAIQTY from the coding sequence ATGACGCCGCGGCGAGGCGAGCGAGGCGTTGCGCTGATCGCCGTGCTGGTGTTCGTCGCGGTCGCGATCAGCGCCGTGGTGCTGTTCGTGCAGCGCAGTACGTACAACGTGCTCGCGATCAACAATCACGATGCGAGCGCCCGCGCCGAGGCTCTCGCGCGCGGCGGGGTGCGGCTCGCGCAGGCGCTCCTGATCGACGATCGCGTGCGCGAAGACGAGGCCGACTTCCGCGCCGACTCGCTCGCGGACGACTGGGCGCGCGCGCGCGCGGCACCGATCACGCTGCCGAACGGCGACGCGCTCGTGCTCGCGATCGAGGACAGCGGCTCGCGGCTCAACCTGAACGCGCTTTTCGCGGACGGCGCCGCCAAGGACGCCGCGACCGAGACCTATCTGCTCGCGCTCATGGAAAAGGCGATCGACGAGCTGCCCGAGGCGGCCGAAAAGCACGCCTACGACCCCGAGGAGCTCGCGCACGCCTTGATGGACTACATCGATCAGGACGAGGAGCGCACGAAGGGCGGCACCGAGGACGACACCTACCTCGCGCGGCGTCCGCCGTCGCGCGCCGCGAACCGCGCACTGCTCTCGGTCGACGAGCTCGGCGCCGTGGAGGGCTTCGACGCGGCGCTGGTCGAGGTGCTGCGCCCGTACATCACGGTGTTCCCGTATCAGGGCGAGAACGCCGGAATCAACCCGAACACGGCGCCGCCGTGGGTGCTCGCCCTGCTCTACACCGGCACGAGCGGGCACTTCCGACTCGTGGACGAGAGCGAAGTGCGGCGCATCCTCGAAGTGCGCGAGGGCGGCGCCCTGCTGTGCGCGGACGAAGCGAACGCGCCGGGCTGCACGCCGCTGCGCAGCGTGCTCCCCGACGGCGTGTTTCCCGCGCCCAGCTTCGAGTCGGACGTGTTCATGGTGACCGCAGAGGCGCAGTCGGGGGCGACGGTGCGCACGGTGACCGCGGTGGTCGATCGCAGCGAGCTCGGCGACCCGAAGCTGCTCGCGATCCAAACCTATTGA
- a CDS encoding type II secretion system protein has product MRARRSRAFTLIEILAVILIFALIAGVMLPRLGLVGTQALRDSGAALAATLDFARERGQATGRAHRVVIDFAGASFWIEERPPRPPLDPTLAWAELDELPLVAPRSEGPEFVRLPGEAGPGQRLDSGCSFVSIESERESLTDGLGAIAFEPDGSAAAATIRLARGEEASVTVEVAPFADPTLVSFDAP; this is encoded by the coding sequence GTGCGCGCCCGCCGCTCCCGCGCCTTCACGTTGATCGAGATCCTCGCGGTGATCCTGATCTTCGCGCTGATCGCGGGCGTGATGCTGCCGCGCCTCGGCCTGGTCGGGACGCAGGCGCTGCGCGACAGCGGCGCGGCGCTCGCGGCGACCCTCGACTTCGCGCGCGAGCGCGGGCAGGCGACCGGCCGCGCGCACCGCGTGGTGATCGACTTCGCGGGCGCGAGCTTCTGGATCGAGGAGCGTCCCCCCAGGCCGCCGCTCGATCCCACGCTCGCCTGGGCGGAGCTCGACGAGCTGCCCCTCGTCGCGCCGCGCAGCGAGGGTCCGGAGTTCGTGCGCCTGCCGGGCGAGGCAGGCCCCGGGCAGCGCCTGGACAGCGGCTGCTCCTTCGTCTCGATCGAGAGCGAGCGCGAGTCGCTCACGGACGGCCTCGGCGCGATCGCGTTCGAGCCCGACGGCTCGGCCGCCGCCGCCACGATCCGCCTCGCGCGCGGCGAAGAAGCGAGCGTCACGGTCGAGGTGGCGCCGTTCGCCGACCCGACGCTGGTGAGCTTCGATGCGCCCTAG